The nucleotide sequence TCGATCTGCGAATCCCAACTGAACAATACCTATTGTCCCTCTTTTTTGTTCTTACTGCCGATCGCGCGACTCTCGCAGATCCCACAGCATCCAACCCGATTGAATCAATGACAAAACTTCAGGTCGCCAGTGTCAGACAAACAACCTGTTTTTAAGATCCGCCTTGCGGCGCGTTCCTAAATGGCTTGGTTTTCCCCGGTTGTATAATCTTGCCAGAAACGGGCTAATTCACCCGCTTGTCGCTTGGCGCGATCGCAAACAATATACATTCGGCGAGGTCGCCCTCGTCCTTCCACTTTTTTCCAATATCCCGCGATCGTCTCTTCTTTTTCCAGGAACTTCAAAGCCCCATACAAAACAGTATCAGAGAGCCGATACATGGGATAATCCTGCTCTAGTTGCTCGATCAGTTCGGTTCCGTAGGACTCTCCCTGAAGCAGAATATACAGGATATAGCAAACCGCCAATTCTTTATTCAAGTAATGCGGCGGCGGATCGTGAAAAAACTTATAGATGTCTTCGAGTTTCATCGTATAGTCCATCAAAACTTCCCAAATAACTTGTTGAATAGTGAAAGCGTTCCGATAAAGATGCACGAATGAGAGAGTGAGTTATTCCTAAATCGATCCTCCATCGACTTTGCGCTTTTCTCCGCCGTTGTTCGGATTTTCACAGAAATAGAGGATAAATAAATGTCCTCATTATATTGCGTTGGAGCGTTCCTGCTGAATTCTGCTTTGGGAACTGGCATAACTTTAATCTTCATTGACCCGTCCAATCTAGTTGAAAATTGCTTTAGTGCTATCAAGGGGTATTACCCCTTATTTCACTTACCTGAATTGCCAACTGTATTTTGGAGTCCGATATATTGTTATCGCCAGAAGGCTAAAGAATTAACCCCTAACGACTGCTTTTGAAAGAAGCTAATCCCCACAAGAATTTCAACTCTCGCAAGTTTCTCATCCAGTTTTGGGAAGGACTCTCTTGCCAAGCAGTGTTGTATTGATTGACCCCGATCGAGTTCATGAGTAACGCAATGAAAGCATTTGAGGCTAGCATTACTAATATACAAGCTAGCTGCCTGCTGTGGATCGGAAGAAATCATTTCCGTTCGGTATTTATGCAGAAATTTCACAAAACGGTTTGTCATTACTCGCAAACTCGCCGATTCACTCCGAAAAACGGCAATAAGTAGGGGTTGAAAAATGTCGATGCACGCAGAACCCTTAGCAAAGCGCCAGTACTCATAACCTACACTTCCCCCTTACCCGACTCCTGAAATTTGAAAAAAGTTCTCCAGGGGAAATTTATGGCGATTTAGGCTCAACTTCCCAAGCGTTTACCTCAAAATAAGAATTTGAAGCGCCCGAACCTCTTCCTCGCCCTTCATGAGTTCCCTTAAGCTAGGCGGTTTTGTCTGCGTCTATAATAATTATGAGCGAGAAGGGTCGCGATCGCGCGTGTGAATACTTAGCGATCCTAACTTAAATTTTCTAACGCTTTATGAAAAATCAGTTCTCTGAAATTACGACTCCTCCCCCCGCCGCAATTCAGCGCGTTTCCTCCGAACTCAAATGGGCGGGGAATATTGGCTTTTGGGTACAACTCGTTCTCGGTGTTGTTTCTTTGGTCACTGTTCTTTTTTCTGCTCCCAGTCTCATTAACAGTGAAAATACAATTACCCAGGGAACTGGATTTGGCGTTTTTTCAGCTATTTGTGGGTTAATCGTGCTTGCGGTGGGGATTTATTTCTCTTTTCGTTATATCGCGATCGCGCGACTCCTACAAAATGCAAACCCCGCTGAACGCCCCAAAAAAGTTGACACCCTCAAAATCATCCGCATCGGATTGATGGTCAACTTACTAGGACTATTACTAACCATTATCGGCGCGGAAGCAATTGTGGGGATCGTCCTGCTCAAATCCCTAGCGCGCCCTCAACTCGCCCTCGGTTCCGACCCCAGAGAGTTTGTCAACTCCATCGACTTACTCGTCATTCAAGCCAATACCAACACCATCGCTGCACACTTTGCAGGGATTGTCTCTTCCCTATCCCTGTTAAACCGCATCACAAAATAATTGCCTCCCCGAAGGCTACAAAAGTGCGGTTTACTTGATTAATACTGAATCATCAGAATCGCAAAAATCCGTGCTAGATATCAAGCAAATTCGAGAAAATACAGAAGCAGTTCAAGAGAAACTCAATCGCCGCAGTCCCGACGGCTACGAGATTCAGTCTATTTTAGAATTAGACCGGCAACAGCGAGAAATAGAAGTCCGTCGCACCCAACTGCAAGCGCGCAGTAACGAAATTGGGAAACTCATCGGTCAGAAAATCAAAGGTGGCAGCGATCCCAAGGGTTCAGAGATTAGGGAACTGAAAAATGAGGGAAATGACCTAAAAACTCAATTATCCAGCTTAGAACCCCAGGAAAAGGAGTTAAAAGCCCAAATTGAAACGCGATTGTTGCAACTGCCCAACTTACCCAGCCCATCGACTCCCCTGGGTAAAAGTGAAGCCGAGAATGTAGAAATTCGGCGCTGGGGAGACGAATATTTACCGCAAAACCCTAAAATTTTGCCCCATTGGGAAATCGGCGAACAGCTTGGGATATTGGACTTCAAACGAGCCGTCAAGGTCGCTCAGAGTCGCTTTGTCAGCTTAATGGGTGCGGGAGCAGCTTTGGAGCGAGCCTTAATCAATTTTATGCTCGACCGACAAATTGCGGCAGGTTATAGGGAGGTTATGCCTCCGGTATTGATCAATAGCTCGGCTTTAATGGGAACGGGACAGTTGCCCAAATTTGCAGAGGAAAGTTTTAAATGTGCGGAGGATGACTTGTGGTTGACTCCCACTGCGGAAGTTCCTCTCACCAATTTGTACCGGGACGAAATTTTAGACGCAGCACAATTGCCGATTCATCACTGTGCTTACACCCCTTGTTTTCGCCGAGAAGCGGGAAGTTATGGGAAGGACACGCGGGGACTGATTCGCTTGCACCAGTTCAATAAGGTGGAGTTGGTTAAACTGGTTCGTCCCGACACTTCTGAAGCGGAACATCAGGCAATGCTCGACAATGCAACGGCAATTTTAGAGGCGCTGAAGTTACCTTATCGCGTTATCGAATTGTGTAGCGGCGATTTGGGATTTAGCGCGACAAAATGCTACGACATTGAGGTTTGGTTGCCCTCGTCAGACACCTATCGAGAGATTTCGAGTTGTTCCAATTGTATGGATTTTCAAGCGCGACGGGCGAATATTCGTTTTAAGGAAGCAGGGAAAAAAGGAACACAATTTGTGCATACTCTTAATGGTTCTGGTTTGGCGGTGGGACGAACGATGTCGGCGATTTTAGAGAATTATCAACAACCGGATGGTACGGTGAGAATTCCGGACGTTCTTCAGTCTTATTTGGGTCGAGAGGTGCTTTGATTCTTTTGAAAATTTAGCCCAGAGAGGGAAGACTGCCGAGCGCAACGCAGTTATAATGCTGAAGTGTCACGCTGTCAATTTTTTGGTATTCCCTCAATTTATGAGTTTTTCGATCGAGCGTTTCTTTTCAGAGCCTGCTAAAGATGCGTATCAGAAAATTGTCGCCCCATATCAGTATGGGTTGAGTGTCGTTTTTTTGTGCGCGATCGCGGACCTAATTATTTTAATCGCGCCCACCCCCCAATTTTTTGAAGTTATCGAAATCCCCCTCAGCATCTCTGTTGGCGTAGCCGTCTGTTGGCTCGGATTTCGCTTATTTCGCCAAGTTTTCGATATCTATTTGCTCGAAGCCGCACTTCAACGCAACCGCAAAGTTGATAGTGAAATTCTACTCCTTGCAAAGTTTCTTGCCAATTCCGCGATCGTTTTAGTCGCCGTTCTTCTCTTTGCACAAACCCATAAAATTAATTTATTAGGTTTACTAGCAAGTTTGGGAATCGGCGGGATTGCGGTTGCATTTGCCGCACAAAAAACCCTAGAACAAGTCTTGGGGGGGATTGTAATTTATGTCGATCGTCCCTTCGTAATTGACGATTACATTCACCTTGCAGACGGAACATTCGGTCGTGTTGAATCAATTGGTTGGCGTTCGACTAAAATTCGCACATCCGGAAAAGGGAGTCTGGTTATCGTTCCCAATAATGTTTTGACTCAAGTCAACATTGAAAATTTAACCGGAGCGAAAAAAGTCATTTCCCTAATTTATTTGACCTTTCATCGGATTGTTCCTGAAGAAGAAAAAGCTCTGATTCGTCAAATCATTTTGGATAGTACCAAAGATATTTTTGGTATTGACTTTCGCAGCACTGAAGTCATTTTTAAGGACATTCAGCAACAGAAAAAAGGACTAACACAAGCTCAAATTAACTTCTTTCTTCTCGGTTCTGGTGAAGTGTCAATGGACTTAAGAAAACAACTACTCGATATTGCGAAGCAGAACATCACTCAAAAATTCAAGGAATATGGAATTGGCTTTGAACTTGAAGAAAAAACAATTAACGTCAACTCTCCAATAACCCTCTAAATAATGATAGAGAACCTTAAAGACATTCTCGATCCCTGGTTTCAATTTGATACAGAAACACAGCGATTTTTGATTCGTCTTGGCTTACAACTAGCAATATTTCTATTTTTTCTTCTTCTTTCCTGCTTAGTAGGACGCTATACTCCTGTATTAGTAAAAATGCTAGTTCAGCGTTTTTTTCCCAGTCAGGTTTCTAGCGTTTATGAAAACTTGCTCGAACCCCTCGAAAAGCTGCTAGAGATTACGGGAACAATAATTCTTATTTCTGTTTGCTTAAATCTCATTCAGGAATATCGAGGATTATACGATTTTCTTAGCTTTTTTGCCGACTTAACGGTTATTATTAGCGTTGCTTGGTTAGTGTCTCGCTTCTTTCGTCAATTCGTTCGCCGTTACGGGATTGCGACCATTCAAAAAGTGGGTTTAGAAGTCGATGAAATGTTGTTGGTTTTTGAAACTATTGCTAACCTCATTGTTGGTTTTGTCGCAGTTTTAGCCTTTGCTCAAAGCCAAAATGTCAACTTAATTGGTTTGCTCGCGGGTTTGGGGATTGGCGGTATTGCGGTTGCTTTTGCCGCACAGAAAACCCTAGAACAGATATTGGGAACTATTGTTCTTTATTTGGATCGTCCCTTTGTTCCCGGCGATTACATTCGCGTGAGCTTGAACCCTCATGCGGAAGATGTTTATGGACGCATTGAATCGATTGGTTTGCGTTCGACAAAACTCCGAACTACGGCGAAGGGAACCTTAACGATTATTCCCAATTCAACGCTTGCAAACTTGGATATTGAGAACATCACGCGAGGAAAAAAGGTGATGGTTTTACTTTACTTAGATTTTTTTAATATTCTCGCAGAACGAGAGCAAGCTTTAGTCGAACAAGTCGTACAAGAAAGTACAAATGCGCTGTTTGGGATCGATCCTGGAAGTACGAAAGTCAAACTTTTTGAACCGGAAGATAAACCGGGAACTCGTGCGAGGGTAACATTTTTTATTTTGGGTTCGAGCGAAAATTCAATTCAGCTTCGCAAACGTTTATTAGAGTTGGCGAATAAAACGATTTCTAAGGAACTCAACAGTTACGAGATTAAATTTATGATGCAGGAACCGACGATTTATGTGGAATCGCCGATGACGATTTAGAGATTTCTATAGCGGAATGGCACTGACTTAAGGCTGGTGGGCGCTGCCCACCCTACGTGATTTCAAGGCTTTTGGCGATTTATTTACTCTTATTTCAGTGACATTCGTCTCTAGCGTTTCCTTAATCTGATAAGGGACACAACTTATAACTTGAGGAAATTGAGTCCCCACTATTTATCAAAGTTTAGAGATCGCAGTTTGAATGTCGAATCGCTTAATTCTCTCTGATGAGGGATGAACGATTGGGGGAAAAATGAAATAATGACGCTACTCTTGGGTTAAGAAAATCAGAGTTTGCTCTGGATCGTTGAGGAACTAAAAAATAAGAAATTGACGATATTTGTGGTGATACGCTTTTTATCGATCGATAATTTGAAATACTATAAATGCCCATGCGATCCTGGCTCAAACTTGACCTAGAATTGCATGGTCAGTGGTGGTTAGCTAGGGATTGTTTGCCAGGATGCACGAAGTTTTCAGTACGTTCTCGCCAACGCTACTCTACCTAACCCTCCACTCACAAAAGCTTGTCAATAACTTTATGGGAAAAGCGCGATCGCGTCCAGATCGCACTTTTTTTTGCCCAATCGCGGTATAGCGCATTAATTGCTTTTAATTTGCAAAGTCGAGAGAATTTGCTCAAAAGCCTGTTGATAGGCGCGATTTTCCTCTGCATCTCGATACTTTTCTTCCAATTGAGCCTGACTCACCACGATAAAATTCGTTTTATCCGAACTGGGGAACGCAACATTTTGGGTTTGAAACAATCCTTCAGAACGAAACGCGATCGCGCAATTTAATGAAAACGCTATTCTGAAAAGAGCAGCACGCGCTTTTTTTTGCAAAAGACTGTACAACAGAGCAAACGTACTGCTATGTATTAAGAAATAAACCTCTAGTTGTTCAGGCTGAATGATTCCGCTACAACTAACCCTAAAAAACTTTTTGAGCTATCGCGAAGCAACGCTGGATTTTCGCGGCTTGCACACGGCTTGTATCTGCGGTTCCAATGGTGCAGGGAAATCCTCTTTATTAGAAGCAATTGCTTGGGCAATTTGGGGGCAAAGTCGCACGGCGACAGAGGATGATGTTATTAATGCGGGGGAGATGGATGTTCGGGTTGATTTTACGTTTATCAACAACTATCAAACCTATCGCATTATTCGCAGTCGTCATCGCGGGCGCAGTCCTGGGTTAGAGTTTCAGGTAGAAACAGAATCGGGATCGTTTCGTTCTCTGAGTGAAAAAAATGTCAGAACAACGCAACACAAAATCATTGCGGATTTACGGTTAGACTACGATACTTTTATCAATTCTGCCTATTTACGCCAAGGTCGAGCGGATGAGTTTATGTTACGCCGTCCCAACGAACGCAAACAAATTTTGGCGGATTTATTAAAGTTGGATCGCTATGAAGAGTTGGCGGAAAAAGCGAAGGATACGACGAAACAGTTTAAGGGACAAACAGAACAGTTAACGGTCAATTTACAACGCTTGAAAGAGCAGTTGGAACAGCGAGAGGATATTGTTCGGGAGGGAGAGCATTTAAAGGAAAAATTAGAGCAATTACATAAAGAACAAACAGTTGAGAGCAAGCAATTGAAAGGGTTACAGGCGTTGGATGGGGAACGGCAAACCTGGCAACAGCAGTTCCTTTGGCAAAAGGAGGAGTGCGAGCGTTTGGGGAAAGAGTGCGATCGCGTGCTGCAAGATCGCCAACGGCAAAAGACGGAGTTGCAGGAACTTCAGGAACTTTGCGATCGCGAAACAGAAATCATTTCCGGGTATCAAGGATTATTGCAGTTACAGCAGGAAGAAGAGAATCTTGCCGCGAAGTTTCAAGCTTATCAAGAAGCGCAGCAACAAAAGCAACAACTGCAACAACAACTAGAACGAAAGCGCAACGAACTCAACCTGCAACTGCGTCAAACCCAAACTCGCTTGGAGGCGTTGGAACAGCAGGATCGCGAATTAGTCGAACTGTTTCAGCGAGGGGAAGAAATTGACCGCGCGATCGCGCAACTCAAAGAACACCGCCAGCAACTCGATCGCCTCGATAGCCTGCAACACGAGGTTTCCCCCCTCCTGCAACGGCGCGGAGAAATTGCCCTGGAGGTAGAACGAACTCAAACGCGCCTGAGCGCCCGCTTGGAGCAGCTACGCGCTTCAGAACGAGAATTTTCCGCACAAACTGCCCGATTCTCCGATCTGCGCCAAACGGTGTGGGAGGTGAATGCCAAGGTGGAGGAATTGGACAAGAAAAAAGTGTACCGCGATCGCGTTCAGGAAAAAGGACAGGAGCAACGCGCCGCCCAAGAACGCCTCCAGGAAAATCAACGCACCTATGAAAAGCGCATCAAAGAACTGCAACAAAAGCTCGAACTTCTGGAGGTTCCCGAAGCCATCTGTCCCCTGTGCGAACGTCCCCTCGACGAGCATTATCGCGGCGCGGTGGTGGATAAAACCCAACAAGAACAGGAGAACATTCAACAACAATTTTGGCTGTTGCGGGAGCAAATGGCAGAAGGAGATCGCAAACTCCAAGCCTTGCGCGCTGAATACGCCCAAATTACCCAGGAATTAGAACCCTACGATTCTCTTCTCCAGCAAAGAGGGCAAGTGGAAACAGATTTGGACAGAACCTATCAATTTCACGAACGATTGCAGGAAAATCAAGCAGAACAGGAGTCCTTGACGCGCTCCCTCGAAGAAGGCAACTACGCCCTTGAACTGCAAACCGAATTGCAAAATTTGGATCGGGAATTGCAGCGTCTCAACTACGACGAACAAACCCACGCCTTGGTGCGAGAAGAAGTCAAACGCTGGCGCTGGGCGGAAATTAAGCAAGCAAAGTTAGAAGATGCTCGACAAAAGCACGAACAAATCGCAGCGCAAAAACCCCAACTCGAAACCGCCATTACGCAGTTGCAAACTCAACTCGAAGGCTTGGGATCGAACTCCGAACTCCAACAGCAAATCCTACAGGTTGAGGGCTATTTAAGGGAATTGGGTTATAACCGCGATCGCCACAACACCGCGATCGCGGAATTGCGTCAAGCTCAATCCTGGCAACTGCGCCACCAACAACTGCAACGCGCTCAAGAGGAATTGCCCAAAGTTCAAAATCGCTTGCAGGGATTAGAAGAGCGTTTGGAAAAAGAACAGAAAGATAAACGGGCGATTGAAGAGCGTTTGGCACAATTACAAGAGCAAATGACCCAAATGCCCGACCACAGCGCCGAAATTCATCGTTTGGAAGTCAATATCCAACAACGGCGGCGACAAATGGACGAACTTCTCGCCAATCAAGGGCGACAGCAACAGCAACTCGCGCAACTGGAAACCACGCAACAGCAAAAGGAAGACACCCAACAGCAACTCGACACCATTCGCCGCAAACATCGGGTGTATCAAGAACTCGCCCAGGCGTTTGGCAAGAATGGACTGCAAGCATTGATGATTGAGAACGTATTGCCCCAACTCGAAGCAGAAACCAATCAAATCTTAGGGCGATTGACAGGAAATCAACTGCACGTTCAATTTTTGACCCAAAGAACCGGGAAAAGTAGCCGTTCCAAGAAGAAAAATGCCAAACTCATCGATACCCTGGATATTCTGATTGCAGATGTTCGCGGAACGCGCCCCTACGAAACCTACTCCGGCGGTGAGGCATTCCGGATTAACTTCTCAATTCGTCTGGCGTTGGCGAAGCTGCTAGCGCAACGTGCGGGGACTTCGGTACAGATGTTAATTATCGATGAAGGATTTGGAACCCAAGATCGGGAAGGATGCGATCGCCTGATTGCTGCCATTAACGCGATCGCGTCCGATTTTAAATGTATCCTCGCTGTCACCCATATGCCCCAGTTCAAAGAGGCCTTTCAACACCGTATTGAGGTGGTCAAAACCGATAGTGGTTCTCAGTTGACGTTATTGGATTGATTGATATAGCGTTGACCTTTGGGATATGGAACTTTGCGCGACGGCAAAAGGGAACAGGGAATAGGGAATAGGGAATAGGAAACAGGGAACAGGGAACAGGGAACAGGGAATAGGGAGCAGGGAGCAGGGAATAGGTTTTTTCAGTTATCAATCATTCAGTCATCACCGTGTCTCCGTATCTCCCGGTCACTGAGCGTGTCGAAGTGCCGCGTCTCCATTCCCCATTCTCTACCTCAAATTCGGCAAAAGTTCCGTCCAAATGCCAAAGATGCCGATAACCACCAATAGCCCACCTGACCCTCGCACGAGCAGTTCGTGATTCTTAGTCGTCCAACTCAAGAAACGACGTTGAGCCGATCGCGCTAATACGGGAAGCAGCAGCAACGGCCAGCCGAAACCCAGTCCGAAGCAGATAAAGTACAGCAGTCGCGAGAGCAAAGCACTACCAGAAAGCGCACCCGTCGAATCGACACTGAGGACGAATGCAGCCGTAATAATCGGGCCCGTACACGGCAAAGTCATTGGGCCGAACATTAACCCGTAGAGGTAAGCCGTAGCGAAGGGACTTTTTGCCGTCGGCGCTTGGGGGGTTAGCAATCGAGCAAAGGGATTGAACCCCATTGCCATCAACACGCCCAAAACGATGACCAGACCGTAAATGACCGGGAGTACCAACGGTAGCACCCTGGCGAACGATTGACCGATCGCGTACAAAATTCCCCCAATGACCACCATCATGCTCAGAATGCCCCCCAAGACGGCAAAACCGAGCAAAAAACCGACAGGGCGAGCATTACGCTCGGAAACATTACTACTCAGAAACGCGATCGTACCGGG is from Lusitaniella coriacea LEGE 07157 and encodes:
- a CDS encoding PadR family transcriptional regulator; its protein translation is MKLEDIYKFFHDPPPHYLNKELAVCYILYILLQGESYGTELIEQLEQDYPMYRLSDTVLYGALKFLEKEETIAGYWKKVEGRGRPRRMYIVCDRAKRQAGELARFWQDYTTGENQAI
- the serS gene encoding serine--tRNA ligase; its protein translation is MLDIKQIRENTEAVQEKLNRRSPDGYEIQSILELDRQQREIEVRRTQLQARSNEIGKLIGQKIKGGSDPKGSEIRELKNEGNDLKTQLSSLEPQEKELKAQIETRLLQLPNLPSPSTPLGKSEAENVEIRRWGDEYLPQNPKILPHWEIGEQLGILDFKRAVKVAQSRFVSLMGAGAALERALINFMLDRQIAAGYREVMPPVLINSSALMGTGQLPKFAEESFKCAEDDLWLTPTAEVPLTNLYRDEILDAAQLPIHHCAYTPCFRREAGSYGKDTRGLIRLHQFNKVELVKLVRPDTSEAEHQAMLDNATAILEALKLPYRVIELCSGDLGFSATKCYDIEVWLPSSDTYREISSCSNCMDFQARRANIRFKEAGKKGTQFVHTLNGSGLAVGRTMSAILENYQQPDGTVRIPDVLQSYLGREVL
- a CDS encoding DUF3611 family protein, which encodes MKNQFSEITTPPPAAIQRVSSELKWAGNIGFWVQLVLGVVSLVTVLFSAPSLINSENTITQGTGFGVFSAICGLIVLAVGIYFSFRYIAIARLLQNANPAERPKKVDTLKIIRIGLMVNLLGLLLTIIGAEAIVGIVLLKSLARPQLALGSDPREFVNSIDLLVIQANTNTIAAHFAGIVSSLSLLNRITK
- the sbcC gene encoding exonuclease subunit SbcC, with the protein product MIPLQLTLKNFLSYREATLDFRGLHTACICGSNGAGKSSLLEAIAWAIWGQSRTATEDDVINAGEMDVRVDFTFINNYQTYRIIRSRHRGRSPGLEFQVETESGSFRSLSEKNVRTTQHKIIADLRLDYDTFINSAYLRQGRADEFMLRRPNERKQILADLLKLDRYEELAEKAKDTTKQFKGQTEQLTVNLQRLKEQLEQREDIVREGEHLKEKLEQLHKEQTVESKQLKGLQALDGERQTWQQQFLWQKEECERLGKECDRVLQDRQRQKTELQELQELCDRETEIISGYQGLLQLQQEEENLAAKFQAYQEAQQQKQQLQQQLERKRNELNLQLRQTQTRLEALEQQDRELVELFQRGEEIDRAIAQLKEHRQQLDRLDSLQHEVSPLLQRRGEIALEVERTQTRLSARLEQLRASEREFSAQTARFSDLRQTVWEVNAKVEELDKKKVYRDRVQEKGQEQRAAQERLQENQRTYEKRIKELQQKLELLEVPEAICPLCERPLDEHYRGAVVDKTQQEQENIQQQFWLLREQMAEGDRKLQALRAEYAQITQELEPYDSLLQQRGQVETDLDRTYQFHERLQENQAEQESLTRSLEEGNYALELQTELQNLDRELQRLNYDEQTHALVREEVKRWRWAEIKQAKLEDARQKHEQIAAQKPQLETAITQLQTQLEGLGSNSELQQQILQVEGYLRELGYNRDRHNTAIAELRQAQSWQLRHQQLQRAQEELPKVQNRLQGLEERLEKEQKDKRAIEERLAQLQEQMTQMPDHSAEIHRLEVNIQQRRRQMDELLANQGRQQQQLAQLETTQQQKEDTQQQLDTIRRKHRVYQELAQAFGKNGLQALMIENVLPQLEAETNQILGRLTGNQLHVQFLTQRTGKSSRSKKKNAKLIDTLDILIADVRGTRPYETYSGGEAFRINFSIRLALAKLLAQRAGTSVQMLIIDEGFGTQDREGCDRLIAAINAIASDFKCILAVTHMPQFKEAFQHRIEVVKTDSGSQLTLLD
- a CDS encoding mechanosensitive ion channel family protein — its product is MIENLKDILDPWFQFDTETQRFLIRLGLQLAIFLFFLLLSCLVGRYTPVLVKMLVQRFFPSQVSSVYENLLEPLEKLLEITGTIILISVCLNLIQEYRGLYDFLSFFADLTVIISVAWLVSRFFRQFVRRYGIATIQKVGLEVDEMLLVFETIANLIVGFVAVLAFAQSQNVNLIGLLAGLGIGGIAVAFAAQKTLEQILGTIVLYLDRPFVPGDYIRVSLNPHAEDVYGRIESIGLRSTKLRTTAKGTLTIIPNSTLANLDIENITRGKKVMVLLYLDFFNILAEREQALVEQVVQESTNALFGIDPGSTKVKLFEPEDKPGTRARVTFFILGSSENSIQLRKRLLELANKTISKELNSYEIKFMMQEPTIYVESPMTI
- a CDS encoding mechanosensitive ion channel family protein, giving the protein MSFSIERFFSEPAKDAYQKIVAPYQYGLSVVFLCAIADLIILIAPTPQFFEVIEIPLSISVGVAVCWLGFRLFRQVFDIYLLEAALQRNRKVDSEILLLAKFLANSAIVLVAVLLFAQTHKINLLGLLASLGIGGIAVAFAAQKTLEQVLGGIVIYVDRPFVIDDYIHLADGTFGRVESIGWRSTKIRTSGKGSLVIVPNNVLTQVNIENLTGAKKVISLIYLTFHRIVPEEEKALIRQIILDSTKDIFGIDFRSTEVIFKDIQQQKKGLTQAQINFFLLGSGEVSMDLRKQLLDIAKQNITQKFKEYGIGFELEEKTINVNSPITL
- a CDS encoding cytochrome c biogenesis CcdA family protein; this translates as MVSELLQAFVLGNGAILTNVCMLPLYPGTIAFLSSNVSERNARPVGFLLGFAVLGGILSMMVVIGGILYAIGQSFARVLPLVLPVIYGLVIVLGVLMAMGFNPFARLLTPQAPTAKSPFATAYLYGLMFGPMTLPCTGPIITAAFVLSVDSTGALSGSALLSRLLYFICFGLGFGWPLLLLPVLARSAQRRFLSWTTKNHELLVRGSGGLLVVIGIFGIWTELLPNLR